catattatttaataggatcaaaataagatgagagtgcAGTGTATAacattacactttttttttattattattattcatagcaGAATGGGAGGATCTTATACGGTAACAACACGAACTCTATTCAATAGGTCATTTTATTCATCACTTTTACAATTATCACTTTTTCATCGTACATCAaacaattacataattaattatttttattcatttatttcatgTCATACTAAGAAATAATGAAAGCATAATTAAAAAGATggatatttattttagaataattttacatatcaaTTACTGTAGATacctatatttataattttttttataaagtgtaagagtaatttttataaaatataaaaatattttttatttgaaatgtgggttgatgaatagtaattaattgaCCAAGGTCATTGGACTTGCGAGGTCAAGGGCCCAATTACGATAGAAATGGTATTGGGTTAGTAGACTACAATTCAAACACTATTTTCTCATTTGACCCGTCAGTTGCAACTCTGGCGGACCCACCAGAGCCTGGAGCGAAAATATCATCACATCAAAGCGCCTCCTACCTCCCACACCTCCACACTAAACCAATAGGCTACACCTACCCATTCGCAGCCTTTCACGCCAAGAAGTCCGGCACCCGATTCTTCCCAAACTGTTCTTCTTCCCAtctatatacatacacatataacCCTACCCCACCTACAGGAAGAGCGACCCATCCTCCATGGATTCACTCTCCTCCGTCTCGCCTTCCATTGTTCTCCCTCCCACCAGTGACCCCTTCCGCCTCCGCAGCCGCCGGCGACTCTCCGTGGCTCCTCTCTCCGCTTCCCACTGCCATGGCATCCGTCgtcttttttcctcttcttcttcttcttcttcttcttcttcttatttcgTCGTTGGCTCGTACTCTCCAGAACCTCCCAGAAGGAGAATTATTCAAGTTCCTTTTAGTCTGAGAGGTGGAGCtgcggaagaagaagaagacgccGACGGAAGAGAGGATGTGGAGAGAGCGCTTCACCTGGACGGTACCATTCCTGGAACTTCGGATGAGTTCGTGAAGCGGATGTCGTCGCGTGCCTACGACATGCGTAGACACCTCCACCAGACCTTCGATAGCAGCAGCTATGATGGTATTGCTTCCTTCTTCTTTATTCTGATAATAGTGGGTAGCTCCAGCTGCTGCTCCTGATCTTGATTTTTGCTGTTCCGTGTTAATTGGTTGGATTGCAATGCTTTTCCCTGGGCGTTCGACGGGAATCATTTATAACCATTTAAACATAATTAGGGCCGTAACTCTTTTTGGATCGCCTTCTCGATGTGATGAGTTTTGATCTTTCATAATGTATTTTGCTCCTTTACAGCTGGTCAAAGAGTGCGTcttgttttaataaataattttttttttattaatatcaatagaaAAATAGGGAAAAAAGCCCAAGCACACggaacaagagaaaacacctagaaCAGCTACTCAAAGAGTTTTTATCGTGTTTTACCATGAAATCTGCAACCTTGTCGTTTAATTTGTTTCTCATCCTCCGTTTTCACCGTGTGAAATGTTCAATCTTCGTCAAGTCTCAGTACAGACCAAATTATGTAGCATTGTTGCATTGATCTCAATGCCTCACTCCCTTATAGTCAACGATATATCGCATTCATTTGGTTTTGTTATTTCTTCCCTTTAGCGTGTATTGATTCGCAAAGGTTCCTTCATACCGGAACCTTGTTTGTGCAGTCTTTGATTTTCAGATACCTGGATCCATGCATAAAATTTAGCTTTAACATACTTTCTCCTCGGTGTGtgtgatttaaattatattgtcaTTCGACATttacaaaaagtaaatgaatggTTATTTTGACTAGAGGCGTATACCTTAGGCCACCACTATATATGTTGAAACTTGTAAATTTAACGACATATGCTCTTGAAAGGACGTATACATGTTGCCAGAGTATAGAGAAATGCTGGTTGGCAGGCAGGCAGGCAGTAAGACCTCTCCATCCTGCTTTTGGAGATGTTAGTGCAGTTTCCAATGCCAAAGACATGATCCTTGCGATGAATGCAATgcctagaaagaaaaaaagaaagcacTTGCCTGGTGTGTCCAATGTGGGGTAGCTCTGATACTTAGTCTTAAGAGAGGATAACCTAGTATGTGCAGAATGGATTAGACTTTGAGAGTTTCACCTTATTTGTTGAGCTATTTATAGTGGCGGGATCCCTTGATTCTTGGAAACTATGCATCTAAGGGAATCCCCCTTTTGCAGTTGTAGGTGTATTTAATGATTACCCTTGATACTCTCGCCGTTTGGTCAGATCGTATAAGGTGCTTTGTGCCATGTCCTGATTACATCACATTAAATGTACATGCTCTGTGTTAATGTCATGTTTCGTACGCTTTTCAGTCAGGTCccagcaactcaggtcttcaaagTTGGGCCTGCGAAAacgaagaaaaaagaaactggGAGAGGGCGACTATGGGGCTGAGGAGTCTCCTATGACAAAGTCAGTAGAGTAtgttggaagtttgtaaataatgagacaGTCCATAGACCAGAGAGTCTTTTCGTACCTGGAAAATGCTATATATACCGAGAGTCTAGGGGGGACAGATCGTGCCTGCCCCTGTGAAGCTCATGTCCTTTTGACTATTCCTTTTGGTAGAGTTCTTTAAATGGGCGTACTTCTGCGACGGCGCTATTAATGTGACTTGTTACTCAGATAGTGGTATCATTAATGCAGCGTAGTTTCCTAATTTGTTTTACTCTGCTGGTGTCTTCTGTGGTCCGTCAATATTCCCTTGTCAAAAGATCAAAGGTTCTTTATCTTTCCCGTTCCTCCCTATATGAGTGTCCCCATGAACGGGATGCAGCCGAGTGACGTCAGGCTTGTCTGTCCCATTAGCTATCATTGCTTACTTTCCTTTGTAAGCGAGTTGCTTCGTAGGCAAGTTTGGATCCTGGGGCCGGGTATCGGGACGAAGCCCATTACTCTCGACCGAGCACCTAGTGGGCTTATGagggaaaaatccccttacactCTACATCCCTTTGAATATCCTTTCTACTTTGCTAGGTACTCTCCTAAATACATGGTACCAAACTTCTTGGCCTCAGCCGAGATTACCCCTTCTTTCTACTTCTCTAGGTACTCTCCTgaatatatatctaattatgCTCAAGTGTAACTCATGTACTGGACTGTTAACCACATTGGCATCTTTTGTTGTATCCTAACCATTCAATCATCAATCATTTTGGTTGAGATATATCATTGTTatagatctctctctccctctctctctctctcaaatgcaGTGTCCATTTATATCAAGTGTAAACTTGAGTATTCCAAATTTTACACATTCATTCATGGTTCACTGATGTTACATTGGTACATGTGGGGATATGCTTTATTTCTACAAGTCTTGTTGTTCTGTTCATATATggtgtaatatttttttgttatgtgAAGTGTTTCTCAATTCTGGTCATTTGATTTTCATACAGTACTGGAGGCCAACCCTTGGAGAGAAACTTCAAAGCCTGTTTATGTACTCACCCAGAGGGAAAACCAATTATGCACAATGAAAACCCGACAGAATCGCAGGTCTCCTTTGGTTTATTGTCCATCATTCTTTTGGATAGTTATTACTGTTGCACTGGATCCattgttttgttctttctgTAACAGTGAAGTTGAAAGGGAGCTAGGCTTATTGTTTTCCAAGGGAGGAAAGCGGAGGTCTGGAATTGGAAATCAGCCCAAACAGTCAAGAACTGGCACGAAGTTTCAGATGCTTGTTGAGGATATTAGGGAGGGAGTGCTAGTAAGTGTAATAGCTTTGGTTTTTGAGTAGTATATTTTGTTGGATTAGTATTCGTGAATGCAAATACATGAGCAAGACCCTATTATTTGTGGGTAACTGCAAATATATTGTTCAAGTCTACCATCACGGTCTCTGACACTAATTACCCACTTGCTTACCCGCGTGGacccttttgaaaaagaaagtcacTCTAGTCACTGCATCCCCTGCCACTTTCTGGTGTGAATAGTTCAATGCAGGTTAATATCTTTGGCATATTAAAAACTTTTATTGGTGTTGCAGgtatttgaagatgaaaatgaagcTGCGAAGTATTGTGACTTACTGCAAGGCGGAGGTCAAGGTTGTGACGGTGTCGCAGAGATAGAAGCCTCCTCAGTAAGAACAAAGCAATCTTCAAATCTGACACTATATGATTCTTTATAATAAGACTTTCTAAATTATTTGCAGGTTTTTGATCTTTGTCAAAAAATGAGGGCTCTTGCAGTTCTCTTCCGTCGTGGGACGACACCACCTCTACCTCAAAGCCTTGAGCTCAACCTGAAGGCACGGAAGCGGTCACTTGAAGACACCGAGGATTTGCAATGAAGTTCCTGTAGTTCAAAGGAAGAATGTGTACAAGAAACTATGCCATCAGCATTAAAGAATGAAACTTGATACTGTAATATAAGTTTTCTTAGCCGATTGAATACAGTCATTTGTAAGTGAATTATACAGCTCGAAtgaaaattgtatattttggtTTATCTTCAAAGGTCATGATAATTCCATATCTTATGAACAAGTCAAAGCAACATACATGGGGTGCCGACATGATTGTCTGTTTCGTATCTTTTGGGCTGCATCTTGATCTCGTCTTTTAAGCTTCACAATGCTCTGCATAGAACCTTAGGTTCTTGTCCGCAGGTGGGCTCGAATGAATATCAGAGGGCTGCCCGATCGTCAGGAGAGAGAGGTTTCTTGAGAAGCGGCAAGTCGAACCTGGGCGGATGGGGCTGCCCAGGTTTAGGTGGGAAGCCTCGAGGGAAGTATGTCGAAAATATTGAACATAACGCTTTCTTTTGGGAATTATTGTTAAATCCAAACAAGTTTAATGCCATAAGGTCCAcattaatgttttaaattcaaaactatGGTCTACAGCTGAATAATATTGGAGAACTTCATAGCAACAAGAACAGAGATGA
This genomic interval from Juglans microcarpa x Juglans regia isolate MS1-56 chromosome 4D, Jm3101_v1.0, whole genome shotgun sequence contains the following:
- the LOC121260921 gene encoding uncharacterized protein LOC121260921, with product MDSLSSVSPSIVLPPTSDPFRLRSRRRLSVAPLSASHCHGIRRLFSSSSSSSSSSSYFVVGSYSPEPPRRRIIQVPFSLRGGAAEEEEDADGREDVERALHLDGTIPGTSDEFVKRMSSRAYDMRRHLHQTFDSSSYDVLEANPWRETSKPVYVLTQRENQLCTMKTRQNRSEVERELGLLFSKGGKRRSGIGNQPKQSRTGTKFQMLVEDIREGVLVFEDENEAAKYCDLLQGGGQGCDGVAEIEASSVFDLCQKMRALAVLFRRGTTPPLPQSLELNLKARKRSLEDTEDLQ